Proteins from one Cicer arietinum cultivar CDC Frontier isolate Library 1 chromosome 3, Cicar.CDCFrontier_v2.0, whole genome shotgun sequence genomic window:
- the LOC101498147 gene encoding uncharacterized protein, which translates to MASTNRSLIFATLMLTTCILMLGISGQLECGGNLNGIVTQCRQYVEFSGPIVQPSEACCQALNGADITCYCKYATPRIERMISMEKAMFVVNSCHCRNIPTDQCGSYTIPHPPPAKA; encoded by the exons ATGGCAAGTACTAATAGAAGCTTAATCTTTGCAACATTAATGCTTACTACATGCATCTTAATGTTAGGAATTTCCGGTCAATTAGAATGTGGTGGTAACTTGAATGGAATTGTAACCCAATGTAGACAATATGTTGAATTCAGTGGGCCAATAGTTCAACCATCAGAAGCTTGTTGCCAAGCATTGAATGGTGCTGATATTACATGTTATTGCAAATATGCAACCCCTCGTATTGAAAGAATGATTAGCATGGAAAAAGCAATGTTTGTAGTTAATTCTTGCCATTGCAGAAATATTCCTACCGACCAATGTGGAA GTTATACTATTCCTCATCCTCCTCCTGCAAAAGCGTGA